From a single Osmerus eperlanus chromosome 8, fOsmEpe2.1, whole genome shotgun sequence genomic region:
- the znf106b gene encoding zinc finger protein 106 isoform X1 has translation MQYRQAARDYLLELRMTNVTMKNPAAKSNCMLCRMSFNKTKAHNHMQSLQHHRELEAVTGRDYTHDCQACGTSHIGLKCYASHISTPKHKANIKKLILKNKKPIFVEWTLDNETLSRIRIRNKELRLSQKKKRNKTKKHNLQQQKTMKPATAEGRQKNITPGQNQKQVKRQQPLVKTQTRIATSQPEQKDQNKENRLAGRLGWLLPGYPSTPQHHGGGKSDKPERLSHNKQSQATQSTSSKRKDHNKSITSGSCNNKHQNKFTRDDDNERLSLAGKLEKEKNNPQGAKPVNHTPHKSTMSISRDMGLYNSFTGSGTDLDYTNDDLPEAGSITFHMWPMPNIPERAPDSGKSALNTPVSTCRLHDPNPGPSQVEDKDIGPIRSEEVTVMLHQIRRALGRRDPCRASSEAQTQPHREKKTELSKATVDPMSDTKRQINGDSAAQGRVPRLRTLELPPSLSRHISEAGPQPNLNTACRIRNASESWKGQAEKEAALKPTMQKLLSLSGSHRKVNWKLYQEATRKNQQKVKGMPRFGIELVHHLSNPEGLTVDEEIPLSGHHDLSPPPAQASPDGEGASRAQRVEQPRAASGFPVSLKAEPSWCHGDDGVVVHRAEKRKRCNTDSELPGVSADHSGERQKGKLKKADSGQVDQLLAVSLKEEELSRSMLAVDASLIQARSSLQAAYTEVQRLLLVKQQVIAEVSGLRARRIEILQGMQVGYSVVTSNEDTATALSTHNSPPPAPVLSNPYVVSSILPPVAFSPPLPTLTASLHTLGPLPPTINPDPQHLPLYSLPSQILKQEYVFPPSLETVAVSPNLQRASQSPSSPITTPVPPSVAQLMPPTAPSNPASLLVNLPAVSPPNNQREVNVTTAPTLSKSVDVREDKLRLEMKRSLEDSSSSASDSEEDLEGPIKASVASESLEDSDCSIQMVETTSASRMEEVVAIEDSDSEDDRGSPAPPQASSTPPGPLEPSIVEVSSSSTQTRVPPALLKGIKQDPHKTGPSDEEPSLGFFEGHTGPVHGLQIHEGLLYTCSGDNTARTFNLQSRQCQAVFEGHTNKINCLLVSSLPGLPSRLYTGSSDQTVRCYSIKSMKCLEQISLSDRVLCLHTAWKILYVGLANGSVVSFELKTQRQLDVFECHGPRGVSCLGTAQEGSRRVLLVGSYDSSISVRDARSGLLLRSLQGHTKTVLCMKVVNDLVFSGSSDTSVHAHNIHNGELVRIYKGHGHAVTALAILGKVMVTASLDKLVRVYELQSHDRLQVYGGHTDMVMCMAIHKSIIYTGCYDGTVQAVKLNLIENYRCWWQGCSLIFAVADHLVQHLLCDHSNAQLQNVKCRWKSCDAFFSAKQSSLKELPGHMQSHVKKDSKLET, from the exons atgcaataccgCCAAGCTGCGAGGG ATTACCTTTTAGAGTTAAGAATGACCAACGTTACCATGAAAAATCCTGCCGCAAAGAGCAACTGTATGCTGTGCAGAATGTCATTTAACAAAACA AAAGCACATAATCATATGCAGAGCCTGCAACACCACCGGGAACTTGAGGCTGTGACAGGCAG GGACTATACTCATGATTGCCAGGCTTGTGGGACAAGCCACATTGGTCTGAAGTGCTATGCAAGTCACATATCTACACCTAAACACAAAGCCAACATAAAAAAGTTGATTCTGAAAAATAAAAAGCCCATCTTCGTTGAGTGGACCCTGGACAATGAGACCCTTTCAAGAATCAGGATACGCAACAAAGAACTCAGACTTTCACA gaaaaagaaaagaaacaagaCAAAGAAGCACAACTTGCAGCAACAAAAGACAATGAAACCTGCAACAGCAGAGGGGCGACAGAAGAACATAACCCCTGGACAGAATCAAAAGCAGGTGAAAAGACAGCAACCTCTGGTGAAGACCCAAACCAGAATTGCAACAAGTCAGCCTGAGCAGAAGGATCAGAATAAGGAGAACAGGTTAGCTGGAAGACTTGGGTGGCTGCTGCCTGGATACCCCAGCACACCCCAGCATCATGGTGGTGGAAAGTCTGATAAACCGGAGAGACTTAGCCACAATAAGCAATCCCAGGCCACCCAATCAACAAGCTCAAAACGAAAGGACCATAATAAATCCATTACTTCAGGTTCTTGCAACAACAAGCACCAGAATAAATTCACCAGAGATGACGACAATGAGAGGTTGTCATTAGCAGGCAagcttgaaaaagaaaaaaataacccTCAAGGAGCTAAACCAGTCAACCACACTCCACACAAGTCAACTATGTCCATCAGCAGAGACATGGGTCTTTATAATAGCTTTACTGGTAGTGGCACAGACCTGGACTACACCAATGATGACTTACCTGAAGCTGGGTCCATAACATTTCATATGTGGCCCATGCCGAACATTCCGGAAAGAGCCCCGGACTCAGGGAAAAGTGCACTCAACACTCCTGTGTCTACCTGTAGATTACATGACCCTAACCCAGGCCCTTCCCAGGTTGAAGACAAAGACATTGGTCCCATACGGAGTGAGGAAGTCACTGTGATGCTCCACCAGATTAGGAgggccctggggaggagggatcCATGCAGGGCCTCCAGTGAAGCACAGACTCAGCCGCacagagaaaagaaaacagagcTGTCAAAGGCAACTGTGGACCCCATGTCTGACACAAAAAGGCAGATTAACGGGGATAGTGCAGCCCAGGGAAGGGTGCCCAGACTCCGTACCCTggagctgcccccctcccttagCAGACATATTAGTGAAGCAGGGCCTCAGCCCAACCTCAACACGGCTTGCAGGATCCGGAACGCCAGCGAATCATGGAAGGGCCAGGCAGAGAAGGAGGCGGCGCTGAAGCCCACCATGCAGAAACTGCTGAGCTTGTCTGGCTCCCATAGGAAGGTCAACTGGAAGCTGTACCAGGAGGCCACCAGGAAAAACCAGCAGAAGGTCAAAGGCATGCCCAG GTTTGGGATTGAGCTGGTACATCATCTTTCCAACCCAGAGGGCTTGACTGTTGACGAGGAAATTCCCCTGTCTGGGCACCAtgacctgtctcctcccccagcccaggcTTCACCTGACGGAGAGGGAGCGTCCAGGGCCCAGAGGGTGGAACAGCCCAGAGCAGCGTCAgggttccctgtctctctgaagGCAGAGCCTAGCTGGTGTCATGGTGACGATGGAGTAGTGGTCCACAGAgctgagaagaggaagaggtgtAACact GATAGCGAACTACCTGGTGTATCTGCTGACCACAgtggagaaagacagaagggGAAATTAAAGAAGG CAGACTCTGGCCAGGTGGATCAGCTCTTAGCCGTGTCTCTGAAAGAGGAGGAGCTGAGCCGGTCCATGCTGGCTGTGGACGCTTCTCTCATCCAGGCCCGCAGCTCACTGCAGGCCGCCTACACCGAAGTTCAGCGGCTCCTGTTGGTCAAACAGCAG GTGATTGCGGAGGTCAGTGGTCTGCGAGCCAGGCGTATTGAGATCCTACAGGGGATGCAAG TTGGATACTCTGTGGTGACTAGCAACGAGGACACCGCTACAGCGCTGTCGACCCAcaactcccctccccctgctcctgtgCTGTCAAACCCCTACGTGgtctcctccatcctgccccCCGTGGCCTTCTCGCCTCCCCTTCCCACCCTGACCGCGTCCCTGCACACACTGGGCCCCTTGCCCCCCACAATCAACCCTGACCCCCAACACCTTCCCCTCTACAGCTTGCCAAGTCAGATATTGAAACAGGAGTATGTTTTCCCACCCAGTCTGGAAACGG TTGCTGTCAGTCCGAACCTCCAGAGGGCTAGCCAGTCTCCGTCATCACCCATAACCACACCGGTTCCACCCAGTGTTGCCCAGCTGATGCCCCCCACTGCCCCATCAAACCCAGCCTCCCTGCTAGTCAACCTGCCTGCAGTGTCACCTCCTAACAACCAGAGGGAGGTAAATGTCACCACTGCACCAACTCTCTCCAAGTCTGTGGATGTTCGAGAAGACAAGTTGAGGCTGGAGATGAAGAGAAGTTTGGAGGATTCGAGTTCCTCCGCCAGCGACTCCGAGGAGGACCTCGAGGGGCCCATCAAGGCCTCTGTGGCCTCGGAGTCGCTGGAGGACAGCGACTGTTCTATCCAGATGGTGGAGACCACCTCAGCAAGCCGCATGGAGGAGGTAGTCGCCATCGAGGACTCCGACAGCGAGGATGACCGTggttcccctgctcctccccaggCCAGCTCTACCCCTCCTGGGCCCCTGGAACCATCCATTGTGGAAGTTAGCTCCTCCAGCACCCAGACCAGAGTCCCCCCAGCACTCCTTAAGGGTATCAAGCAAGACCCCCACAAGACGGGACCTTCAGATGAAGAACCTTCTCTGGGGTTTTTTGAAGGCCACACAGGCCCTGTCCATGGACTTCAGATTCACGAAGGTCTGCTATACACATGCTCCGGAGACAACACAGCACGGACCTTCAACTTACAG AGCAGGCAGTGCCAGGCTGTGTTTGAGGGCCACACCAACAAGATCAACTGCCTGCTGGTGTCGTCTCTGCCTGGTCTTCCGTCTCGCCTCTACACAGGCTCCAGTGACCAGACCGTCCGCTGCTACAGCATCAAA TCTATGAAGTGTCTGGAGCAGATTTCCCTGTCTGACCGGGTGCTGTGTCTGCACACGGCCTGGAAGATTCTCTACGTGGGCCTTGCCAATGGATCTGTGGTCAGCTTCGAGTTAAAG ACCCAGAGGCAGCTGGATGTGTTTGAGTGCCACGGCCCCCGGGGGGTGAGCTGCCTGGGCACAGCGCAGGAGGGCTCTCGCCGAGTGCTGCTGGTGGGCTCCTACGACAGCAGCATCAGTGTCCGTGACGCCCGCAGCGGCCTGCTGCTCCGCTCCCTGCAGGGACACACCAAGACGGTTCTCTGCATGAAG GTGGTGAACGATCTGGTCTTCAGCGGCTCTAGTGACACCTCGGTCCACGCCCACAACATCCAC AATGGAGAGCTGGTACGCATCTATAAGGGTCATGGACACGCAGTGACAGCATTAGCCATCTTGGGGAAAGTGATGGTCACAGCCTCTCTGGACAAGCTGGTGCGCGTGTACGAGTTACAG tCCCATGACCGCCTGCAGGTGTACGGAGGCCACACAGACATGGTGATGTGTATGGCCATCCATAAGAGTATA ATCTATACGGGCTGCTACGATGGGACTGTACAAGCGGTGAAACTCAACCTGATCGAGAACTATCGTTGCTGG TGGCAGGGCTGCTCTCTGATCTTTGCCGTGGCGGACCACCTCGTTCAGCACCTGCTCTGTGACCACAGTAATGCACAGCTGCAGAATGTCAAGTGCCGCTGGAAGTCCTGTGACGCCTTCTTTTCTGCCAAACAATCCTCGCTGAAA GAGCTGCCTGGACACATGCAGAGCCATGTGAAAAAGGACAGCAAGCTGGAGACCTGA
- the znf106b gene encoding zinc finger protein 106 isoform X3: MTNVTMKNPAAKSNCMLCRMSFNKTKAHNHMQSLQHHRELEAVTGRDYTHDCQACGTSHIGLKCYASHISTPKHKANIKKLILKNKKPIFVEWTLDNETLSRIRIRNKELRLSQKKKRNKTKKHNLQQQKTMKPATAEGRQKNITPGQNQKQVKRQQPLVKTQTRIATSQPEQKDQNKENRLAGRLGWLLPGYPSTPQHHGGGKSDKPERLSHNKQSQATQSTSSKRKDHNKSITSGSCNNKHQNKFTRDDDNERLSLAGKLEKEKNNPQGAKPVNHTPHKSTMSISRDMGLYNSFTGSGTDLDYTNDDLPEAGSITFHMWPMPNIPERAPDSGKSALNTPVSTCRLHDPNPGPSQVEDKDIGPIRSEEVTVMLHQIRRALGRRDPCRASSEAQTQPHREKKTELSKATVDPMSDTKRQINGDSAAQGRVPRLRTLELPPSLSRHISEAGPQPNLNTACRIRNASESWKGQAEKEAALKPTMQKLLSLSGSHRKVNWKLYQEATRKNQQKVKGMPRFGIELVHHLSNPEGLTVDEEIPLSGHHDLSPPPAQASPDGEGASRAQRVEQPRAASGFPVSLKAEPSWCHGDDGVVVHRAEKRKRCNTDSELPGVSADHSGERQKGKLKKADSGQVDQLLAVSLKEEELSRSMLAVDASLIQARSSLQAAYTEVQRLLLVKQQVIAEVSGLRARRIEILQGMQVGYSVVTSNEDTATALSTHNSPPPAPVLSNPYVVSSILPPVAFSPPLPTLTASLHTLGPLPPTINPDPQHLPLYSLPSQILKQEYVFPPSLETVAVSPNLQRASQSPSSPITTPVPPSVAQLMPPTAPSNPASLLVNLPAVSPPNNQREVNVTTAPTLSKSVDVREDKLRLEMKRSLEDSSSSASDSEEDLEGPIKASVASESLEDSDCSIQMVETTSASRMEEVVAIEDSDSEDDRGSPAPPQASSTPPGPLEPSIVEVSSSSTQTRVPPALLKGIKQDPHKTGPSDEEPSLGFFEGHTGPVHGLQIHEGLLYTCSGDNTARTFNLQSRQCQAVFEGHTNKINCLLVSSLPGLPSRLYTGSSDQTVRCYSIKSMKCLEQISLSDRVLCLHTAWKILYVGLANGSVVSFELKTQRQLDVFECHGPRGVSCLGTAQEGSRRVLLVGSYDSSISVRDARSGLLLRSLQGHTKTVLCMKVVNDLVFSGSSDTSVHAHNIHNGELVRIYKGHGHAVTALAILGKVMVTASLDKLVRVYELQSHDRLQVYGGHTDMVMCMAIHKSIIYTGCYDGTVQAVKLNLIENYRCWWQGCSLIFAVADHLVQHLLCDHSNAQLQNVKCRWKSCDAFFSAKQSSLKELPGHMQSHVKKDSKLET; encoded by the exons ATGACCAACGTTACCATGAAAAATCCTGCCGCAAAGAGCAACTGTATGCTGTGCAGAATGTCATTTAACAAAACA AAAGCACATAATCATATGCAGAGCCTGCAACACCACCGGGAACTTGAGGCTGTGACAGGCAG GGACTATACTCATGATTGCCAGGCTTGTGGGACAAGCCACATTGGTCTGAAGTGCTATGCAAGTCACATATCTACACCTAAACACAAAGCCAACATAAAAAAGTTGATTCTGAAAAATAAAAAGCCCATCTTCGTTGAGTGGACCCTGGACAATGAGACCCTTTCAAGAATCAGGATACGCAACAAAGAACTCAGACTTTCACA gaaaaagaaaagaaacaagaCAAAGAAGCACAACTTGCAGCAACAAAAGACAATGAAACCTGCAACAGCAGAGGGGCGACAGAAGAACATAACCCCTGGACAGAATCAAAAGCAGGTGAAAAGACAGCAACCTCTGGTGAAGACCCAAACCAGAATTGCAACAAGTCAGCCTGAGCAGAAGGATCAGAATAAGGAGAACAGGTTAGCTGGAAGACTTGGGTGGCTGCTGCCTGGATACCCCAGCACACCCCAGCATCATGGTGGTGGAAAGTCTGATAAACCGGAGAGACTTAGCCACAATAAGCAATCCCAGGCCACCCAATCAACAAGCTCAAAACGAAAGGACCATAATAAATCCATTACTTCAGGTTCTTGCAACAACAAGCACCAGAATAAATTCACCAGAGATGACGACAATGAGAGGTTGTCATTAGCAGGCAagcttgaaaaagaaaaaaataacccTCAAGGAGCTAAACCAGTCAACCACACTCCACACAAGTCAACTATGTCCATCAGCAGAGACATGGGTCTTTATAATAGCTTTACTGGTAGTGGCACAGACCTGGACTACACCAATGATGACTTACCTGAAGCTGGGTCCATAACATTTCATATGTGGCCCATGCCGAACATTCCGGAAAGAGCCCCGGACTCAGGGAAAAGTGCACTCAACACTCCTGTGTCTACCTGTAGATTACATGACCCTAACCCAGGCCCTTCCCAGGTTGAAGACAAAGACATTGGTCCCATACGGAGTGAGGAAGTCACTGTGATGCTCCACCAGATTAGGAgggccctggggaggagggatcCATGCAGGGCCTCCAGTGAAGCACAGACTCAGCCGCacagagaaaagaaaacagagcTGTCAAAGGCAACTGTGGACCCCATGTCTGACACAAAAAGGCAGATTAACGGGGATAGTGCAGCCCAGGGAAGGGTGCCCAGACTCCGTACCCTggagctgcccccctcccttagCAGACATATTAGTGAAGCAGGGCCTCAGCCCAACCTCAACACGGCTTGCAGGATCCGGAACGCCAGCGAATCATGGAAGGGCCAGGCAGAGAAGGAGGCGGCGCTGAAGCCCACCATGCAGAAACTGCTGAGCTTGTCTGGCTCCCATAGGAAGGTCAACTGGAAGCTGTACCAGGAGGCCACCAGGAAAAACCAGCAGAAGGTCAAAGGCATGCCCAG GTTTGGGATTGAGCTGGTACATCATCTTTCCAACCCAGAGGGCTTGACTGTTGACGAGGAAATTCCCCTGTCTGGGCACCAtgacctgtctcctcccccagcccaggcTTCACCTGACGGAGAGGGAGCGTCCAGGGCCCAGAGGGTGGAACAGCCCAGAGCAGCGTCAgggttccctgtctctctgaagGCAGAGCCTAGCTGGTGTCATGGTGACGATGGAGTAGTGGTCCACAGAgctgagaagaggaagaggtgtAACact GATAGCGAACTACCTGGTGTATCTGCTGACCACAgtggagaaagacagaagggGAAATTAAAGAAGG CAGACTCTGGCCAGGTGGATCAGCTCTTAGCCGTGTCTCTGAAAGAGGAGGAGCTGAGCCGGTCCATGCTGGCTGTGGACGCTTCTCTCATCCAGGCCCGCAGCTCACTGCAGGCCGCCTACACCGAAGTTCAGCGGCTCCTGTTGGTCAAACAGCAG GTGATTGCGGAGGTCAGTGGTCTGCGAGCCAGGCGTATTGAGATCCTACAGGGGATGCAAG TTGGATACTCTGTGGTGACTAGCAACGAGGACACCGCTACAGCGCTGTCGACCCAcaactcccctccccctgctcctgtgCTGTCAAACCCCTACGTGgtctcctccatcctgccccCCGTGGCCTTCTCGCCTCCCCTTCCCACCCTGACCGCGTCCCTGCACACACTGGGCCCCTTGCCCCCCACAATCAACCCTGACCCCCAACACCTTCCCCTCTACAGCTTGCCAAGTCAGATATTGAAACAGGAGTATGTTTTCCCACCCAGTCTGGAAACGG TTGCTGTCAGTCCGAACCTCCAGAGGGCTAGCCAGTCTCCGTCATCACCCATAACCACACCGGTTCCACCCAGTGTTGCCCAGCTGATGCCCCCCACTGCCCCATCAAACCCAGCCTCCCTGCTAGTCAACCTGCCTGCAGTGTCACCTCCTAACAACCAGAGGGAGGTAAATGTCACCACTGCACCAACTCTCTCCAAGTCTGTGGATGTTCGAGAAGACAAGTTGAGGCTGGAGATGAAGAGAAGTTTGGAGGATTCGAGTTCCTCCGCCAGCGACTCCGAGGAGGACCTCGAGGGGCCCATCAAGGCCTCTGTGGCCTCGGAGTCGCTGGAGGACAGCGACTGTTCTATCCAGATGGTGGAGACCACCTCAGCAAGCCGCATGGAGGAGGTAGTCGCCATCGAGGACTCCGACAGCGAGGATGACCGTggttcccctgctcctccccaggCCAGCTCTACCCCTCCTGGGCCCCTGGAACCATCCATTGTGGAAGTTAGCTCCTCCAGCACCCAGACCAGAGTCCCCCCAGCACTCCTTAAGGGTATCAAGCAAGACCCCCACAAGACGGGACCTTCAGATGAAGAACCTTCTCTGGGGTTTTTTGAAGGCCACACAGGCCCTGTCCATGGACTTCAGATTCACGAAGGTCTGCTATACACATGCTCCGGAGACAACACAGCACGGACCTTCAACTTACAG AGCAGGCAGTGCCAGGCTGTGTTTGAGGGCCACACCAACAAGATCAACTGCCTGCTGGTGTCGTCTCTGCCTGGTCTTCCGTCTCGCCTCTACACAGGCTCCAGTGACCAGACCGTCCGCTGCTACAGCATCAAA TCTATGAAGTGTCTGGAGCAGATTTCCCTGTCTGACCGGGTGCTGTGTCTGCACACGGCCTGGAAGATTCTCTACGTGGGCCTTGCCAATGGATCTGTGGTCAGCTTCGAGTTAAAG ACCCAGAGGCAGCTGGATGTGTTTGAGTGCCACGGCCCCCGGGGGGTGAGCTGCCTGGGCACAGCGCAGGAGGGCTCTCGCCGAGTGCTGCTGGTGGGCTCCTACGACAGCAGCATCAGTGTCCGTGACGCCCGCAGCGGCCTGCTGCTCCGCTCCCTGCAGGGACACACCAAGACGGTTCTCTGCATGAAG GTGGTGAACGATCTGGTCTTCAGCGGCTCTAGTGACACCTCGGTCCACGCCCACAACATCCAC AATGGAGAGCTGGTACGCATCTATAAGGGTCATGGACACGCAGTGACAGCATTAGCCATCTTGGGGAAAGTGATGGTCACAGCCTCTCTGGACAAGCTGGTGCGCGTGTACGAGTTACAG tCCCATGACCGCCTGCAGGTGTACGGAGGCCACACAGACATGGTGATGTGTATGGCCATCCATAAGAGTATA ATCTATACGGGCTGCTACGATGGGACTGTACAAGCGGTGAAACTCAACCTGATCGAGAACTATCGTTGCTGG TGGCAGGGCTGCTCTCTGATCTTTGCCGTGGCGGACCACCTCGTTCAGCACCTGCTCTGTGACCACAGTAATGCACAGCTGCAGAATGTCAAGTGCCGCTGGAAGTCCTGTGACGCCTTCTTTTCTGCCAAACAATCCTCGCTGAAA GAGCTGCCTGGACACATGCAGAGCCATGTGAAAAAGGACAGCAAGCTGGAGACCTGA